Proteins found in one Salmo salar chromosome ssa26, Ssal_v3.1, whole genome shotgun sequence genomic segment:
- the ipo7 gene encoding importin-7: MDPNVLIEALRGTMDPNLREAAERQLNEGHTQVNFVSALLQVTMSDQLDLPVRQAGVIYLKNMVTQHWSEGDGTSTETPVNNIPEEDRQFIRDNIVEAIIHSPERIRVQLTTCIHHMIKHDYPGKWTAIVDKIGFYLQSDNSAGWLGILLCLYQLVKNYEYKKPDERSPLVAAMQIFMPMLKDRFIQLLPDPSSESVLVQKQIFKILYALFQYNLPLELINRQNLTEWMEILKTVVDRDVPPETLQVDEDERPELPWWKCKKWALHILARLFERYGSPGNTTKEYTEFADLFLKGYAVAAQQVLLKVLYQYKEKQYVAPRVLQQTLNYINQGIAHAVTWKNLKPHIQGIIQDVVFPLMCYTDSDQELWEEDPYEYIRMKFDVFEDFISPTTAAQTLLFTSCNKRKEVLQKTMGFCYQILTEPTSDPRKKDGALHMIGSLAEILLKKKVYKDQMEFMLQNHVFTLFRSELGYMRARACWVLHYFCEVKFKSDQNLQTALELTRLCLINDNEMPVKVEAAIALQVLISNQEKAKEYITPFIRPVMQALLHIVRETENDDLTNVIQKMICEYSEEVTPIAVEMTQHLAMTFNQVIQTGPDEEGGDDKAVTAMGILNTIDTLLSVVEDHKEITQQLEGICLQVIGTVLQQHVLEFYEEILSLAHSLTCQQVSPQMWQLLPLVFEVFQQDGFDYFTDMMPLLHNYVTVDTDTLLSDTKYLEIIYSMCKKVLTGDPGEDPECHAAKLLEVVILQCKGRGIDQVVPLFVAAALERLTREVKTSELRTMCLQVAIAALYYSPPLLLNTLENLRFPNNTEPITNHFISQWLKDVDCFLGLHDRKICVLGLCALIDLEQRPQAVNQVAGQLLPAAILLFNGLKRAYACQAENENEDEDDDEDGEEDEENVELGSDEDDIDEEGQEYLEMLAKHAGEDGDDEDWDEDDAEETALEGYTTAVDDEDNLVDEYQIFKAILQNIQTRDPAWYQALTQTLDEEQGKHLHDIGTLADQRRAAHESKMIEKHGGYKFTVPEVVPTNFNFGGNAPGMN; the protein is encoded by the exons GGGTGATCTACCTGAAGAACATGGTGACCCAGCACTGGAGCGAGGGGGACGGCACCAGCACGGAGACGCCTGTCAATAACATCCCAGAGGAGGACAGGCAGTTCATTCGTGACAACATCGTGGAGGCCATCATCCACTCCCCCGAGCGCATCAG AGTGCAGCTGACAACATGCATCCACCACATGATTAAACACGACTACCCCGGCAAGTGGACGGCCATCGTGGACAAGATTGGCTTCTACCTGCAGTCAGATAACAGCGCCGGCTGGCTGGGCATCCTGCTCTGcctctaccagctggttaaaAACTACGA GTACAAGAAGCCGGATGAGCGCAGTCCTCTGGTGGCGGCCATGCAGATCTTCATGCCCATGCTGAAGGACCGCTTCATCCAGCTGCTCCCTGACCCCTCCAGTGAATCTGTCCTGGTGCAAAAACAGATCTTCAAGATCCTCTACGCCCTCTTCCAG TATAACCTCCCCCTGGAGCTGATCAACCGACAGAACCTGACGGAGTGGATGGAGATCCTGAAGACAGTGGTGGACAGAGACGTGCCTCCG GAGACCTTGCAGGTGGATGAGGACGAGAGACCTGAGCTGCCCTGGTGGAAGTGTAAGAAATGGGCCCTCCACATCCTGGCCAGGCTCTTTGAGAG GTATGGCAGCCCAGGCAACACTACCAAAGAGTACACAGAGTTTGCCGATCTCTTCCTCAAGGGATACGCAGTGGCAGCACAACAG GTGCTGCTGAAGGTCTTATATCAGTACAAGGAGAAGCAATACGTGGCTCCCAGAGTCCTCCAGCAGACACTCAACTATATTAACCAGGGAATCGCACACGCTGTCACCTGGAAGAACCTGAAGCCACATATCCAGGGTATCATTCAGGACGTGGTTTTCCCCCTCATGTGCTACACGGACAGTGACCAGGAGTTGTGGGAGGAGGACCCATACGAGTACATTCGCATGAAGTTTG aTGTGTTCGAGGATTTCATCTCTCCCACCACGGCTGCCCAGACGCTGCTCTTCACCTCCTGCAACAAGAGGAAAGAA GTTCTTCAGAAGACCATGGGCTTCTGTTATCAGATCCTCACTGAGCCCACCTCTGACCCCAGGAAGAAGGATGGAGCGCTGCACATGATTGGCTCTCTGGCTGAAATTCTGCTCAAG AAAAAGGTCTATAAAGACCAGATGGAGTTCATGCTGCAGAACCACGTCTTTACTCTGTTCCGCAGTGAGCTGGGCTATATGAGAGCCAGA GCCTGTTGGGTCCTGCATTACTTCTGTGAGGTCAAGTTTAAGAGTGACCAGAACCTGCAGACAGCTCTGGAGCTGACCCGCCTCTGCCTGATCAACGACAACGAGATGCCTGTTAAAGTGGAGGCAGCCATCGCCCTGCAGGTTCTCATCAGCAACCAGGAGAAAG CCAAAGAGTATATCACTCCCTTCATCCGGCCTGTGATGCAGGCCCTCCTGCACATTGTGCGTGAAACGGAGAACGATGACCTCACTAACGTCATCCAGAAGATGATCTGCGAGTACAGCGAAGAGGTCACGCCCATCGCTGTGGAGATGACACAGCACttg GCGATGACCTTCAACCAGGTCATCCAGACGGGGCCTGACGAGGAGGGAGGGGACGACAAGGCGGTGACAGCCATGGGCATCCTCAACACTATCGACACACTGCTCAGTGTGGTGGAGGACCACAAAGAG ATCACCCAGCAGCTGGAGGGTATATGTCTGCAGGTGATTGGCACCGTCCTGCAGCAGCACGTCCTGG AGTTCTACGAGGAGATCCTGTCTCTGGCCCACAGCCTGACCTGCCAGCAGGTGTCCCCACAGATGTGGCAGCTCCTCCCCTTGGTGTTCGAGGTCTTCCAGCAGGATGGCTTTGACTACTTCACAG ACATGATGCCTCTCCTTCACAACTACGTCACGGTTGACACAGACACTCTCCTGTCTGACACTAAATACCTGGAGATAATCTACAGCATGTGCAAGAAG GTTCTGACTGGTGATCCAGGTGAGGATCCAGAGTGTCATGCAGCCAAGCTGTTGGAGGTGGTTATTCTGCAGTGCAAAGGACGCGGAATTGATCAG GTTGTTCCTTTGTTTGTGGCGGCTGCGCTGGAGAGGCTGACGAGGGAGGTGAAGACCAGTGAGCTGAGGACCATGTGTCTGCAAGTGGCCATCGCAGCCCTGTACTACAGCCCCCCTCTGCTGCTCAACACCCTGGAGAACCTGCGCTTCCCAAACAACACTGAGCCCATCACCAACCACTTCATCTCCCAGTGGCTCAAAGACGTTGACTGCTTCCTGGG GCTCCACGATAGGAAGATCTGTGTGCTTGGCCTGTGTGCTCTCATTGACTTGGAGCAGAGGCCTCAGGCTGTCAACCAGGTGGCCGGCCAACTGCTTCCCGCAGCCATCCTGCTCTTCAACGGCCTCAAGAGGGCCTACGCCTGTCAAGCAGAGAATGAGAATgaggatgaagatgatgatgaagatggagaggaggatgaggagaatg TCGAGCTGGGCAGTGATGAGGATGACATTGATGAGGAGGGCCAGGAGTACTTGGAGATGCTGGCCAAGCATGCAGGAGAGGATGGGGATGATGAGGACTGGGATGAGGATGACGCAGAGGAGACTGCACTGGAGGGCTACACTACAGCTGTAGATGATGAAGACAACCTGGTGGATGAATACCAGATCTTCAAGGCCATACTACAGA ATATCCAGACCCGTGACCCAGCATGGTACCAGGCACTCACACAAACCCTTGATGAGGAACAAGGAAAACACCTTCATGACATTGGCACACTTGCAGACCAGAGACGGGCAGCACATG AATCCAAAATGATCGAGAAGCACGGCGGATACAAGTTCACAGTGCCAGAAGTGGTGCCAACTAATTTCAACTTTGGAGGCAACGCTCCAGGAATGAATTGA